One Nocardioides dongkuii genomic window, CTCCTCGGCGAGCGCCTCGGAGACCACGTAGCAGGGCGCGTCGGTGCTGGCCAGGACGTCGGCGAGCCCGTCGAGCCAGCGCGGCGCCATCAGGAACGAGCGGGCGGCGTACCCGGCCTCGACGGCACGGCGCACCACCTTCCCGCCCTCGGCGAGGAACAGCCCGTGCTCGGCCTCGAGGTGCTTGCGGAGCTCCACGTCGCGCAGGTCGCGGTAGTCGGCCAGGCGCGGGTCCGCCGGGTCGTCGATCTCGACGAAGGTCGCCATCAGTGCGTGCCCATCAGTGGTCGGCGAAGTGCTCGGGGTGGGCGACGGCGACCACGTCGCCGACCACGATGATCGCCGGCGGGCGCACGTCCTGCGCCGCGAGCTCCTCCGCGAGGGTGCCGAGGGTGGCCAGGACCGTCCGCTCGGCCGGCATGGTGCCGTCGCAGACCACCCCGACCGGCGTGCTCGGGTCACGACCCCCGTCGAGCAGCGCCGTCGCGATCGCGGGAGCGTTCTCGACGGCCATCATCAGCACCAGTGTGCCGGTCAGCTGCGCGACGGCGGGCCAGTGGGTGAGCGACTCGGGGTGCCCGGGCGGGAGGTGCCCGGAGAGCACCGTGAACTCGTGGGCGACACCGCGGTGGGTGACCGGGATCCCGACGACGGCGGGGACGCCGACCGGGCTGCTGATCCCGGGGATCACCGTGACCGGCACACCCGCCTCGCGGCAGGCGAGGACCTCCTCGTAGCCGCGCCCGAAGACGAAGCTGTCCCCGCCCTTGAACCGGACCACGCGCTTGCCGGCCAGCGCGCGCTCCACGATGACCCGGTTGATCTCCTCCTGCTGGGCGCTGCGCCCGCGGGGCAGCTTCGCGACGTCGACGAGCTCGACGTCGGCCGGCAGGTCGCCCAGGAGCTCGCGCGGCGCCAGCCGGTCGGCGACCACGACGTCGGCGTCCATCAGCGCCTTGCGGCCGGCGATGCTGATCAGCTCGGGATCGCCCGGCCCCCCGCCGACGAGGACCACCCCGGGCGTGCGGTCCCGCTGCCGACGGGCGGCGATGGTGCCCTCGCGCAGCTGCTCGACGATCTCGTCGCGGATCCGGGCCGAGCGCTGCGGCTCGCGGTTGCCGAGCACCGCCACGGTGACGCCGTCGTGACGGCCCGTGGCCGGCGTCCACGCGGTGGCGCGGGTGCCGTCGTCGGAGCGGACGCAGAACACCCGGCGTACCTCCGCCGCGGCGCTGACCTGCTCGTTGACCGCACCGTCGTCGGTGGCGGCGATGCAGTACCAGGTGTCGTCGAGGTCGGTGTCCTCGAAGCCCCGCTCGTGCCAGGTCACCTCGCCGGCCCCGGCCAGCCCCTCGATCGCGGGCGTCACCTGCGGCGAGACGACGTGCACGTCGGCGCCGGCGGCGATCAGCTGCGGTACCCGGCGCTGGGCGACGTGCCCGCCGCCGACGACCACCACGCGTCGCTCGGAGAGCCGCAGGCCCGCGGGGTACGTCGGCAGCTCGTCGTCCACCTCCCCATCATCCCGTGTGGGGTCGGCCGGGGGTGGGCACGGGTTCAGCGACCGGACTAGGTTCGGACCGACCGCCCCCTGCGATAGGAGCACGATGAGCCTCGAGCGCCCCGTCAGCCCCAACCCGTACGACCTGCTGCCGCCCGTGCCGACGTTCACCGTCACCAGCGAGGACGTGACCGACGGGCAGCCGCTCAAGGACGACCAGGTCGCCAGCGGCGGCGACCGCTCGCCCCAGCTGTCCTGGAGCGGGGCGCCGGAGGGCACGAAGAGCTACACCGTCACCTGCTTCGACCCCGACGCCCCGACCCCGAGCGGCTTCTGGCACTGGGTCCTGGTCGACCTGCCCGCCGACGTCACCTCGCTGGACGCCGGCCTGGGCGTCGAGGGTGCCGAGCTCCCCGGCGGCGCGTTCATGTGCCGCAACGACGCCGGCTCGAAGGCGTTCACCGGTGCCGCTCCCCCGGAGGGGGACCAGGTGCACCGGTACTTCTTCGTCGTGCACGCGGTGCAGGAGGAGACGCTCGGGGTGGACTCCGACGCCTCCCCGGCCGTCGTCTCCTTCAACCTCGCGTTCAAGTCGATCGGCCGGGCGATCCTCCACGGGACCTACCAGCACTGAGCCGCCTCGGCGGCCGGTCGGCGGCATCCCGCAGCACGGCGGTGACCGTCTCGTGGGCACACAGCCGGTTGGCACCGATCCCCCCGGACGGGCCGCGCTTGATCCACCCGGTGACGTAGGTGCTCGGGACGAGCGAGCCGGTCACGGGGTCGACCACGCGCCCTGCCTGGTGGGGGATCGTGCCGGTGACGTCGTCGAAGGGCAGGCCCGCGACTGGGGTGCCGCGGTAGCCGATGGAGCTGAGCACCAGTCCGGTGGTGACGTCCACGGCCGCCTCGAAGCCGCTGACCTCGAGCCGTGCCGTCCCGATGCGACCGCCCGGCGCCGCGCGGAAGCTGGTCGCCCTGCTCCCGAACAGCAGGGTGAGGCAGCGCTCGGTCGGCGGCTCGGACAGGGCCGCCACCGGCTGGGTCGGGACGCCCGCCAGCCAGGACGCCTTGGAGGCCGGCCCGGCGGTCCCGATCTCGGCCACGACGCCAGGCGTCTCGACCACGACGAGCCGGAAGTCCGCGTGCTGCTGCAGCGCGATCAGCTCACCACGGCTGTACGACGCGTCCGCCGGACCCCGGCGGCCGGCGATCACGACCTGGCGCACCCGGCTCTGACGCAGGGCGGCGAGTGCGTGCGGGGCGATGTCGGTCGCGGCGAGGCGGTCGGGATCGGACAGCAGGATCCGCGCGCAGTCGAGGGCGACGTTGCCGGTGCCGATGATCGTGACGCGCTCGGTCGAGAGGTCGACGGCGTCCTGCGGAACATCGGGATGCCCGTTGTACCAGCCGACGAACGTACGCGCCGACAGCGAACCGACCAGCTCCGCGCCGGGAACGTCCAGTCGCCGGTCGGCTGAGGCACCGACGGCGTACACGACCGCGTCGTGCCGCTCCTGCAGCTCGGCGTGGCTCACGTCGGTGCCGACCTCGGTGCCGAGGCGGACCCGGACCCGGGGGTTCAGGTGGTGCGCGGCGAACCGCTCCGCCATCCGGCGGGTCGCGAGGTGGTCGGGGGCCACGCCGTACCGCAGGAGCCCGCCAGGGCGCCCGAGGCGTTCATAGACAGTGACCCGGGTGTTGGTGGTGAGGAGCGACTCGAGGGCGTACCCCGCGGCCGGACCGGAGCCGACGACAGCCACGTCCAGGGGCCGACGCCCCGACGGCAGGGAGGTCGGGAACGCCGGCGGGTCCCACTCGAGGGCCTGCTCGTCGTCCGCGTAGTAGTCGGCGTTGATCTGCGCATACGCCCGGTCCGACCCCACGAGCCGGTCCACGGGGAAGATCGCGTCGGTCGGGCACACGTCGGCACACGCCCCGCAGTCGATGCAGGTCTTCGGGTCGATGTGCAGCATGTCGGTGCTGCCGAACGCCCGCTCCTCGGGTGTCGGGTGGATGCAGTTCACCGGGCACACCGAAACGCACGAGGCGTCGGCGCAGCAGGTCTGGGTGATCGCGAAGGCCAAGGCGGCGTCCTTCTCGTGCTCGTGGGTGCGGGTGCTCCGGGCGCGCTGCTCGGCTCAGATCAGGTTGACGCGCTGGTAGATCCGCATCGCCGGCCGGCTGAGCAGCCCCACCTCGGCGAGGAAGTGCATGAGGTGGGAGCAGCTGTTGCGGACCATCGTCTTGTGGTGCTCGTTGCTGCGCGCCGCTGCGATGGCCGTCGTCGGGTCGAGCCCCGCGGCGGCGTACACGCCCTCGTTGACCATGTTCTTGACGATGAAGTACGCCGCGGCGGCGATCACGACGCTGCTGGTCCGCTTGCGCGTGGCGCTCGCCCCCGCCATCCGCTCACGGATCTCCTGGCGGGCGAACTTCATGTGCCGCGACTCCTCCACCACGTGGATCTGGCTGGTCCGGCGGACCAGGGGCAGGACGTTCTCGCCCCGCATCCAGTCGCGCTGCATGACGTCGAGGACCTCCTCGGCGACCAGGATCCCGCCGTACGCGGCTTCACCCCCGGCGGCGGACTTGAAGACCCGACCCAGCTCGATGCTCAGGCGGGTCGGGAAGTAGGCGTCGATCTCCAGCTTCTCGCACGCGCGGGCGAACATGATCGAGTGTCGGCATTCATCGCCGATCTCGGTGAGCGCGAACTGGAACTCGGCGTCGGCGTAGTTCTTGACGTATTGGTCGCGGAGCACCATCTGCTGCAGGATCATCTCGAACCAGATGCCGGTGCTCATGATCGACGCGACCTCGTGCCGGGTCAGCGTGACCCGCTGCTCCTCGGTCATCTCCTCCCACAGCGGCGTCCCGTAGAGCGTCGACCACTCGGGGTTCAGCCCGTAGTGGGCGGGGTCCAGCGGGGCGTCCCAGTCGACGTCGACGGCCGGGTCGTAGGAGAGCGCGGCCGCGGAGTCCAGCAGCCGGCGGGACACGTCCTCGTCGCCGCTCGTGACGGGGTCGGCGTGGTGCGTCAAGAGGGTCATGCAGGCCTCCGAGAGTCGTCCGCAGTTGCGGGTACGGACCGTACCCGCAAGGTGTACGGTACTCGATGTACCCATCACCGTGAACCCCCGCCCCACCGTCACCCGAGGATTACGATGGCAACCATGACCAGCGAGCCCGCCGCGGTGGACGGCCGCGCCGCGCGCTGGTCGGGCCAGCACGAGCGGCGCCGCGCGCAGTTCGTGGAGGCCGCCCTGGACGCGATCGCCGAGCACGGCCCGGACGTGTCCACCGACCAGATCGCCCAGCGCGCCGGGGTGGCCCGGACGCGCCTGTACAAGCACTTCGCCGGCGCCGCCGACCTCAACCGGTCGATCGCCGCCCGGGCCGTCGAGCTCGTGACCGCCGAGCTGGAGCCGGTGTGGAACCCCCAGGGCTCGCCGATGGAGATGATCAGCACCGCCGTCTCGACCCATCTGCGGTGGCTGACCGAGCACGGCAACCTGTACCGCTACCTGACCAAGCGCTCGCTGTCCGGATCGGCCGACGGTCCCGACGCGGTCACCGACGTCAAGAGCAGCATCGCCCAGCACCTCTCAGCGCTGTTCGACACCTACTTCGAGCTCCTCGGGATCGAGGGCGTCCCGGCCGAGCCCCTCGGCTACGGCCTGGTCGGGTACGTCGACGCGGCCGCCACCCGCTGGCTCGAGCGCCCCGGGGACGTGACCCTCGACGAGATGATCGACCAGCTCACCCGGGCCATCTGGGCGGTCCTCGACGAGATCCTCGAGCGGCACGGCATCGCGCTCGACCCCTCGGACCCGCTCCCCCTCTGAGCCCGTCATCCGCCCCTCGCGCGCACGCGGAACTCGTTCCCGTCCGGGTCGGCGAGCTCCACCGTGTCCGGCAGCTCGGTGAGCACGGTGGCCCCGAGCGCGACCAGCCTCGCCACCTCGGCGGGGTCGGTCGCCTCCAGCTCTAGCCGCTGCCGGTTCCGCCCGCGCTTCGAGTCGTACGGCGGCCCGCCCCACGAGACCTTGGTGCCGCCGTGCGGGGACTGGATCGCGGTCTCCTCGTCCTGGTCCCAGACGAGCGGCCACCCGAGCGCGGCGCTCCAGAACAGGCCAACGTTCCGGCTGCCGTCGCACGTGACCTCGCCGAGGCGACCGCAGCCCGCCAGGAACCCGTTGTCGGGCCCGATCACGCAGAACGCGCCGCCCACGGGGTCGGCCAGCACGACGTGGTCCTCCTCCGGGAGCTGGCCCACGTCGAGGTGCCGGCCGCCGAGCGCGAGCGCCCGCTCGATCGTCCGGGCCCGGTCGTCCTCGCTGGTGCTGGTCAGGTGGAGGTGCAGCCGGGCCGGGCCCTCGGGGTCCGTCGTACCCCCGCCGAACCGCAGTCCCACCTGCGTCGCGTCACCCGGCATCAGGACCCCGCCGTCGTCCTCGACGGCCGCGCGGCCGAGCAGGGCGCCCCAGAACGCCGCGGTCCGGGCCGGGTCGGGGACGTCGAAGGTCACCGCCACCAGGTGCACAGGCATCTGCCCAGGCTAGGTCCAGGGGGACGTCTCGGCGCCAAGTCTGAGGAGATGACGCGCTTCGCCGTCGACCCACCGACCTTCCTGAGGCTCGCGCGCGGCGACGAGCGACCGCGGCGACGCGGAGTACCTCGCCGTGGCCACGCTCCGGGCCGACCGGCTGGTCACCGCCGACGCCGGCCTCGCAGCCGCGGCCTCCGGCATCGTCCCGCTCGCCGGGTTCGAGGACCTGTTCCACGCCTGACGAGAGCGGACCGGGACTGTCGGTGGTCTGCTCTAGATTCGAAGACATGTTCGAACAGGGCGTCTCTGAGCTGGCGGGGTGGGTCACGGCCCTGGCCGATGCGCCCTCGGCTGGCTCGGACGCGGACCGGGTGGATCGGATCCGGCTCCTGGAGGAGCTGAAGTGCGCCGCGGAGGCGTTGCAGGCCCGCGACGCGGTCGACCTGGACGCCTCGGTGCGCCAGGTCCAGCGCGACGCGGGGGTCCCGGCGCGGCGGCTGGGTGAGGGGGTCGCCGCGCAGGTGGGGTGGCCGGCGGGTCTCCCCGGTCCGGGCCTCGAAGCTGCTGGGGTTTGCGAAGGTGATGACCGTCGAGCTGCCGCACACCGCGGAGCTGATGCGTCGCGGGCTGCTCTCGGAGTGGCGGGCCACGATCGTGGCCCGGGAGACCGGCTGCCTCGACCTCCAGGACCGCCGCGAGGTCGACCGGCTGCTGTGCGCCGGCGGGCCCGGGTACGCCCCGGCGATCGAGATGGGCGACCGGGAGCTCGCCGACACCGCCAAGAAGCACGCCTACCGCCTCGACGCCGCCTCGTTCACCGCCCGGGCCGCGAAGGCGGTCGAGGAGCGCACCGTCACGATCCGGCCCGCCCCGGACACGATGACCTGGGTCACCGCCCTGCTCCCGGTCGCCCAAGGCGTGGGGGTGTACGCCGCGCTCCGGGCCGCCGCGGACTCCGCCCGCGCGACCGGTGACCCCCGCAGCCGGGGGCAGGTGATGGCCGACACCCTCGTCGAACGCGCCACCACACGGCCGGGACCGAGGCTGCCGGACCCACGACCCTCCCGGTGGAGGTGCGGTTGGTGATGACCGACCGCACCCTGTTCGCCGGCGACGACGAACCCGCCCACCTCCTCGGCTACGGCCCCGTCCCCGCCGGCTGGGCCCGAGCCCTGGCCGCCGAGGCCCTGGACAAGGCGCAGCTGTGGATCCGGCGGCTCTACACCACCCCGGGCACCGGGACCCTGGTCGCGATGGACTCCACCGCCCGCTGCGCACCCACCGGGTTGGCCCGGTTCATCGAGACCCGCGACCTGGCCACCTGCCGCACCCCCTGGTGCGACGCCCCCGCCCGCGTGATCGACCACGTCACCGACCACCAGCACGGCGGACCCACCACCGGCCCCAACCTCCAAGACCTCTGCGAACGCTGCAACCTCGCCAAGCAGGCCCTCGGCTGGAGCGCCACCACCCGCGCCGGACCCGACGCCCGCGGCCGGCACGTCGTGGACTGGCGGATGCCCACCGGACACCAGCACCCCGCCCGGGCCCCCGACCTCCCCGGCACCGACCACACCCGACCACCCCTCGAGGCCTGGCTCCACGACGTCATCCTCGACCTCGCGGTCTGACTGGGTGTGTCCCTTGGCGGGCCGCGACGCCGGATCCGCCTACAGAACGTCTTTCGGCTCGCGTGGGACGATGCGGCCCGTGAACGAACGAGTCGATTCCGTCGACGGCGAGGATCGCGGATCCGCGCCGCCCGCGGTGCGTGCCAGTCCTTGGCCTGTGCGGATGGGCACCTTGCTCTTCCGAGAGGCCACGGAGGCAGACATCGAGGCTTTGCAGTCCATCCGCAATGACTCTGACGTCAACCGGTTCATGGTGCGCACCTACGTCGATCCAGACGATCTCAAGCACGAATGGCTAGGGGTGCCCGACAGCGCGACGGACTATTCCTGTGTCGTGGAGCGACATGGACAGGTCGTGGCCATGGGGTTCCTCGACATTGTCGATGGCGCCGGTCAGCCGGGCCACCCCACCGGCACCGACGGTGTGATCGGCTACATCGTGCATCCCGAAGCCGCTGGTCAGGGCGTCGGCCGTGCCACTGCTCGTGCCCTGCTGCAGGCGGCCTTCGACGGGCTCGGCCTGCGCCGGGTGACCGCCGGTGCGAATCTCGACAACGTCGCGTCTGTGCGTGTGCTCGAACAGGCGGGCATGCGCCGCGAGCGCCACGCGGTCGAGGCACTTTGGCACCGCGAGCTCGGATGGTTGGACGAGGTGGAGTACGCGATGCTCGAGCACGAATGGGGGGCGCGAACTCCGTAGGTTCACGCACCGTCATCCGAAAGGGGGCCAGTCCGCGCGGCTCCCGCGGTGCCTACGCAACTCGCCCCAGCCAAGAGGGACACACCCAGTGAGAGGCCTGTCCGCGACGTACGCCTACGCGGGATCGACGAGGCGGGCTGCCCGCTCGACGGCCGCGAGCGCGAGGTCGTCCCCGGTCCACGAGTACGTGTCGAGGGCGGTGTCGGCCAGCTTGATGACGTGCTCGTCGCCGTGCTGGGTGGCTCGGTCGAACGCGTCGGCGGCGGTCGCCGGGGGCGTGGGCGGTGCCGCACCGGTCGCGGGGCTGTAGGCGGCATGGATCGCGGCAGAGGCGGACCATGCGGCGGCGGCGCTGGCAGCCCACTGGTCGCCGGGCAGCGAGGGCAGGACGCGCAGGACTGCGTTCGGGGCCGTCGCCGCGTGGACGAGCATCACCGGATTGCCGTGGGCGTGGGTGGCGTATCGCCGTACGGCGGCGTTCACCACGTCGCGAAGGAATCTCTCCCCATCGGAGGAAGCCGCGATGGCTCGCTGTGCCTCGGCCCAGCCGTCCACGTGCTCCAGCTGCGCGAGCCGGGACCCGATCCCCCCGACCTGATGAGGAATCGACGGCACGGCCGCGACAGCGGCGTTCGCGCTGAGGGGACCGCCCGGGCTGGCGGCACCGGGCACCGGCTGCCAGCGCGCCGCCCAGTAGCCCAGCCCCTGAGCCAGCTCGGCGACCCGTGCCGGCGTCTCGCCCTCGTCGCGCAGGACACGGACCGCGTGCCCGACCCGGATCACTCCGTGCGTCGCTCCCGCAGCGATGCCAGGGACGAGCCGGGGCCACCAGGTGTGGAGCACGTGGGTCCAGGGATGCTCCCGGAGCTCCTCCTCGAACCAGCCGAGCCAGTCGCCCAACCGCTGTGGGTCACCCAGGGCCGCGCGCCAGTCATCGATCCTCCCGGACCGGCCGGGGGCGCCTTCCAGGCGCCGACAGTAGCCGTCGAGCCACGCGGAGATCCGGTCCTCGTGTCCATGGCGGGCGAGGGCCTCGGCTGCCATCGGGCCGTGGTTGCTCAGCCAGCCGTCGAACTCCGGTCCAGTGGACCGGAGACGGTCGTAGGCGTCGTCGAGGCCCGCGTGGGTCATGCCAGCATTCGACAACCTCCACCAGGGTCCAGGTCAAGAGCGTCAGCTGATCCACACCGGATCGGCGACGATCTCGCGGACCTGGTCCAGGGTGAGCGCGGGCTCGTCGGCCGGGTCGTGGACCGTGAGCGGGCGGTCCGCCCGGGTGCCCTCGGCGACGTAGAGCTCCACGTGCCCACCGTCGGGACCGGCAGCCACGGCCATGAAGTAGGTCCGGTCGGTGGGCTGCTCCCGACCGTCCACGATCGTCTCCTCGGCGTGCTCGGTGACGACGCCGACGAGCGTGCCGTCGTCGGACCGGATCTCCTCACAGGCCAGGTGATTGGTGAGCTCCTCGCAGGGCTTCACCGCCTGCATGGGCTCATTGGCTCCACCGCCGCAACGCCCCAGCCGGCTGACCTCTTCGAGGGTCCGCACCGGGCCCAGGACGCCCGGGGGCGGCAGCAGGGTGAGGCTGGCGAAGTCCGCGTCGTCGCCGGCGACCAGGTTGCCCTCCCACATGCCGGTCACGGGCTCCTCGGAATCGCCGATCCGGGTGCCCTCGGGCAGCAGGGCCGACAGGTCGGCCTGGATCTGCGTCGTGGGCTTGCTCCACCATCCGGTCCCCGTCGCGCCGCACTCGTCGACCGCGGCTCCCCCGGTGCCGGGCGGTGCGGTGGTGGGGCTCGCGGAGGTCGAGCTCGTGGCGGCGGGGTCCGCGGCCATCGTGGGTCCAGAGGGGTCCTGCCCCCGCTCCGGCCCGTCGGTGGCGAACGTCGGGACGGCGAGCACGAGGGCGGTGGCCGCGGCGATGCCGCCGGCGGCGTAGGACAGGCGGCGGCGGGTGCGCTGCCGACGTCCTCGCGCCATCGCGCGGGCGGCGACGTCGGGCGCGCGCAGACCGCCGACGGCGCGTTCCATCCGCTCGCTGAGGTGGGGGGCAGGTCCGTCGAAGGGGTCGAGGTCGTTCATCGGGCGCTCCTGGGGATGTCGAGGTCGTCGGCGAGCAGGTCGCGCAGCCGGCGCAGGGCCCGGCTGGCGCGGTTCTTCACTGCGGCCTCGGTGAGGTGCAGGTCCGCGGCCGTGGTCGTGACGCTGTGGTCGTGCCAATAGCGCAGGACCACCACGGCGCGGTCCAGCGGGGCGAGCTCGGCCAGGGCCGCCATCAGCGTGACCCGGTCGGCGAGGTCCTCCGACGGCGTGGCGGTGCCGGCGGCGTGGTGCTCGGGCAGCTCCCCCATGGGCAGCTCGCTGCTGCGGCGCAGTCGCCGTTCGGAGAGGAACGCGTTGAGCAGGATGCGGTGGGAGTAGGCCACCGGGTCGTCGGTGGTGCGGAGCCGGCGCCAGCCGGCGAACATCTTGGCGAGCGTGGTCTGCAGCAGGTCCTCGGCCGCGTGCGGCGAGGTGGTCAGCAGGTAGGCGCTCCGGTAGAGCCGGTCGGACTGCTGGGACACGAACTCGGTGAACTCAGCGTCGTCTCGCCTGCTCCCTCGCACGGTGCCTCCTTTCGATCGAGCGGGCCGTACGTAGAGAAGACGCGCCCAGGCGTCGATCTGGTCTCACCCGGCTTCGGACACGCTGGTCCGTGGACACAGCGCCTAGCCTGCCCCCGTGACCTGGGCCGACGTCATCGACAGCTACTGCGAGCGGACCGACGCGGGCTACTGGTCCGAGCCGCTCAACGCGCTGTCCAACCTGTCGTTCATCGTCGTGGCGGTGGTGACGTGGCGCATGGCACGCGCGGCCGATGACAGGCCCGCGCTCCTCCTGGCACTGTCCGCCGGCTCCATCGGTCTCGGGTCCTACCTCTTCCACACGCACGCGACCCGCTGGGCCCTGCAGGCGGACGTGTGGCCGATCAGGGTCTTCGTGCTCCTGTTCATCGGGTTCGCCGTGGTCCGCTTCTTCCACGCGCCGTGGTGGGCCGGCATGGCCGCAGCGGCCGGATTCGTCCTGGCGACCGTGGCGACCCTGGCGGCTGCCGGTGTCGTGGGCTTCACGGCGAACGGGTCGATCGGGTACGCCCCGATCCCGGCGGCCATGGCGCTCATGGCAGTCCTCGTCGCGCGCCGCGACCGCCGCGCCGCGCTCGGCATGCTCCTGGGCGCCGCGACCTTCGTCCTCTCCCTCGCCCTGCGGACCGTCGACCGCGAGCTCTGCGCGAGCCTGCCGCTCGGCACCCACGTCGGGTGGCACCTGCTCAACGGCGTGGTGATCGCCACGATGATCGTCGTGTTCATCGGACGGGGCCGAGTCGACGTGAGCGCGCAGCGACGCTCGCCCGGATCGGCTCGGCTGGTGGAGCGGGGCTGACGACCTGGCGTCAGGCCTGCGAGGC contains:
- a CDS encoding TetR/AcrR family transcriptional regulator, producing the protein MTSEPAAVDGRAARWSGQHERRRAQFVEAALDAIAEHGPDVSTDQIAQRAGVARTRLYKHFAGAADLNRSIAARAVELVTAELEPVWNPQGSPMEMISTAVSTHLRWLTEHGNLYRYLTKRSLSGSADGPDAVTDVKSSIAQHLSALFDTYFELLGIEGVPAEPLGYGLVGYVDAAATRWLERPGDVTLDEMIDQLTRAIWAVLDEILERHGIALDPSDPLPL
- a CDS encoding GNAT family N-acetyltransferase, whose product is MNERVDSVDGEDRGSAPPAVRASPWPVRMGTLLFREATEADIEALQSIRNDSDVNRFMVRTYVDPDDLKHEWLGVPDSATDYSCVVERHGQVVAMGFLDIVDGAGQPGHPTGTDGVIGYIVHPEAAGQGVGRATARALLQAAFDGLGLRRVTAGANLDNVASVRVLEQAGMRRERHAVEALWHRELGWLDEVEYAMLEHEWGARTP
- a CDS encoding AurF N-oxygenase family protein; amino-acid sequence: MTLLTHHADPVTSGDEDVSRRLLDSAAALSYDPAVDVDWDAPLDPAHYGLNPEWSTLYGTPLWEEMTEEQRVTLTRHEVASIMSTGIWFEMILQQMVLRDQYVKNYADAEFQFALTEIGDECRHSIMFARACEKLEIDAYFPTRLSIELGRVFKSAAGGEAAYGGILVAEEVLDVMQRDWMRGENVLPLVRRTSQIHVVEESRHMKFARQEIRERMAGASATRKRTSSVVIAAAAYFIVKNMVNEGVYAAAGLDPTTAIAAARSNEHHKTMVRNSCSHLMHFLAEVGLLSRPAMRIYQRVNLI
- the cobA gene encoding uroporphyrinogen-III C-methyltransferase produces the protein MDDELPTYPAGLRLSERRVVVVGGGHVAQRRVPQLIAAGADVHVVSPQVTPAIEGLAGAGEVTWHERGFEDTDLDDTWYCIAATDDGAVNEQVSAAAEVRRVFCVRSDDGTRATAWTPATGRHDGVTVAVLGNREPQRSARIRDEIVEQLREGTIAARRQRDRTPGVVLVGGGPGDPELISIAGRKALMDADVVVADRLAPRELLGDLPADVELVDVAKLPRGRSAQQEEINRVIVERALAGKRVVRFKGGDSFVFGRGYEEVLACREAGVPVTVIPGISSPVGVPAVVGIPVTHRGVAHEFTVLSGHLPPGHPESLTHWPAVAQLTGTLVLMMAVENAPAIATALLDGGRDPSTPVGVVCDGTMPAERTVLATLGTLAEELAAQDVRPPAIIVVGDVVAVAHPEHFADH
- a CDS encoding HNH endonuclease, with translation MTDRTLFAGDDEPAHLLGYGPVPAGWARALAAEALDKAQLWIRRLYTTPGTGTLVAMDSTARCAPTGLARFIETRDLATCRTPWCDAPARVIDHVTDHQHGGPTTGPNLQDLCERCNLAKQALGWSATTRAGPDARGRHVVDWRMPTGHQHPARAPDLPGTDHTRPPLEAWLHDVILDLAV
- a CDS encoding VOC family protein — protein: MPVHLVAVTFDVPDPARTAAFWGALLGRAAVEDDGGVLMPGDATQVGLRFGGGTTDPEGPARLHLHLTSTSEDDRARTIERALALGGRHLDVGQLPEEDHVVLADPVGGAFCVIGPDNGFLAGCGRLGEVTCDGSRNVGLFWSAALGWPLVWDQDEETAIQSPHGGTKVSWGGPPYDSKRGRNRQRLELEATDPAEVARLVALGATVLTELPDTVELADPDGNEFRVRARGG
- a CDS encoding DUF222 domain-containing protein; the encoded protein is MTVELPHTAELMRRGLLSEWRATIVARETGCLDLQDRREVDRLLCAGGPGYAPAIEMGDRELADTAKKHAYRLDAASFTARAAKAVEERTVTIRPAPDTMTWVTALLPVAQGVGVYAALRAAADSARATGDPRSRGQVMADTLVERATTRPGPRLPDPRPSRWRCGW
- a CDS encoding questin oxidase family protein gives rise to the protein MTHAGLDDAYDRLRSTGPEFDGWLSNHGPMAAEALARHGHEDRISAWLDGYCRRLEGAPGRSGRIDDWRAALGDPQRLGDWLGWFEEELREHPWTHVLHTWWPRLVPGIAAGATHGVIRVGHAVRVLRDEGETPARVAELAQGLGYWAARWQPVPGAASPGGPLSANAAVAAVPSIPHQVGGIGSRLAQLEHVDGWAEAQRAIAASSDGERFLRDVVNAAVRRYATHAHGNPVMLVHAATAPNAVLRVLPSLPGDQWAASAAAAWSASAAIHAAYSPATGAAPPTPPATAADAFDRATQHGDEHVIKLADTALDTYSWTGDDLALAAVERAARLVDPA
- a CDS encoding SigE family RNA polymerase sigma factor, whose protein sequence is MRGSRRDDAEFTEFVSQQSDRLYRSAYLLTTSPHAAEDLLQTTLAKMFAGWRRLRTTDDPVAYSHRILLNAFLSERRLRRSSELPMGELPEHHAAGTATPSEDLADRVTLMAALAELAPLDRAVVVLRYWHDHSVTTTAADLHLTEAAVKNRASRALRRLRDLLADDLDIPRSAR
- a CDS encoding ceramidase domain-containing protein, whose translation is MTWADVIDSYCERTDAGYWSEPLNALSNLSFIVVAVVTWRMARAADDRPALLLALSAGSIGLGSYLFHTHATRWALQADVWPIRVFVLLFIGFAVVRFFHAPWWAGMAAAAGFVLATVATLAAAGVVGFTANGSIGYAPIPAAMALMAVLVARRDRRAALGMLLGAATFVLSLALRTVDRELCASLPLGTHVGWHLLNGVVIATMIVVFIGRGRVDVSAQRRSPGSARLVERG
- a CDS encoding FAD-dependent oxidoreductase, which codes for MCPVNCIHPTPEERAFGSTDMLHIDPKTCIDCGACADVCPTDAIFPVDRLVGSDRAYAQINADYYADDEQALEWDPPAFPTSLPSGRRPLDVAVVGSGPAAGYALESLLTTNTRVTVYERLGRPGGLLRYGVAPDHLATRRMAERFAAHHLNPRVRVRLGTEVGTDVSHAELQERHDAVVYAVGASADRRLDVPGAELVGSLSARTFVGWYNGHPDVPQDAVDLSTERVTIIGTGNVALDCARILLSDPDRLAATDIAPHALAALRQSRVRQVVIAGRRGPADASYSRGELIALQQHADFRLVVVETPGVVAEIGTAGPASKASWLAGVPTQPVAALSEPPTERCLTLLFGSRATSFRAAPGGRIGTARLEVSGFEAAVDVTTGLVLSSIGYRGTPVAGLPFDDVTGTIPHQAGRVVDPVTGSLVPSTYVTGWIKRGPSGGIGANRLCAHETVTAVLRDAADRPPRRLSAGRSRGGSPGRST
- a CDS encoding YbhB/YbcL family Raf kinase inhibitor-like protein, whose product is MSLERPVSPNPYDLLPPVPTFTVTSEDVTDGQPLKDDQVASGGDRSPQLSWSGAPEGTKSYTVTCFDPDAPTPSGFWHWVLVDLPADVTSLDAGLGVEGAELPGGAFMCRNDAGSKAFTGAAPPEGDQVHRYFFVVHAVQEETLGVDSDASPAVVSFNLAFKSIGRAILHGTYQH